In Anopheles arabiensis isolate DONGOLA chromosome 2, AaraD3, whole genome shotgun sequence, the genomic window ACCGTccctgatgctgctgctgccagcttCGCCATTCAATACGTTCTCATTTAATTGATAAATCTCAAACGTTTGTATTCTTTCAACGGACCACTAACTCTGGGTTGTAACAAGCCTGCTGTAACACAACGCTGCTTCAGCACGTGTACATATAGAGTGTTTTCTTCGTAAAATTTCACACAATTCAACTCCAACATACTTTTGCTCCTGCCTCCTGCTCCTGCAGCCCTTGTGCGTCCGCTCTAATGTTcgattattgttttgctgcttaACCAACCAATCGCTGCGTCGAACACGCACTTGGGTCCTACTCTGTTCGCGTGTGGCCACACTATCTTGTACCAACGGGTATTTGTTTTCGCGTATTACGATGCacttgatgttttgttttgtgtgttgtttgtatttCTTAGCGATTATAAATAACACATTCACAATCCTGACAAGAGGGTTCAGAGGTCGGGATGCATTGCCCAAAAGCAGTGCGCTCTAATAGTGTTCTACTCTATTCGCTTCCTCTTCTATCGTTCATTCATTCATATACTCTGGAGCTCTGCTGCATTGCTCGATTCGCGTCATTTGTTGattataatattattaatattattattaatattattattattattattattattattattatttgttctCACATAAATTCGAAAAAGGCTTTCGGTGCAGTTTATAAAAAACGTTCAGAATAGTCTTGCTTCGGTCGGATCGGTTGCttggtgtgtgagtgagtgtgtgtgtttgattgtgtATATCCATCCAAGGTTctgtttgttgaattttttttttcttttcataaaCATAAACGGAAGCATTAGCGTATGGGATGATAGAGggatgctgcagctgcaactTTAACACGTGTCACCACCGCCGATGATGCACTACACTTCACACGCCGGCGGCGGCTCCGCCGGACGTTCCACGTTATTGTAGTTCGGTCGatctgtttcttttccttacGTCTCTAGCGTCGCAAGAACGGTATACTGTTTAAATCACAACTTGTTCTATTacttcgtttcgttcgtttgcgtACGGCgtgcacactctctctctctctctccttctctctctctttcgctctatTGCTTTGTGAGTGTCGGCGCCTTCCAGTGCAGAACACGATCCAAATTGTCAACATCACGAGGTCACGATAGGTTACATAATTCGAATAATATACGCACGCAACGTGTAAGACTAAGAAAGACGAACCTCGAGCCCCAACTGCTCCACGACCCCCTGGAAGCGCCGTAGTCGAAGGGACACACTACGAGTCTAAACGTACTTGTGTTTTTACCAAACCACTACCGGGCACTCCCTTCCGAGGCTGAGGTCGGGCGGGAAAAACACAGAGATATGCGaagatgaaataaattaataccgttttgtttttcctcttccaACGGTTGCCAACCGCTCAAGGCCAAGCTTCAGCCTGTGGGGCTGTGGGGCTTCTCTAAGCGACCGTCTCGTGCCCATTGGACGGTGAAACGGTGGCCGTACTGATGCTAGTCGTTTCCGTTGCCAGCGGTGCCTTGCGTTCGCTGTCGGCGGGCGTATCGAGCATCGTTTCCTCCGGCGACGCTATGCTCGGCACGGGCTTTGGTGCAGCGGCATTAGTTGGTGAGCCAGTGGTGGGGGTCGTTTTTGACGTCGCTTTGCGCGTTTCCGTGGGAGAATTTGGGGCAGACGCTTCCTGCTCCTTGGCTGCCTGCTGCATGTACGCCGCACagatacactcacacacgaagCGATACTGACTCTGGAAAAGCATGAAAAACATAGATTGAAATAACGCAAAATCAATTTTGTTCCTTTGTCTCTTatcgtaaataaaataaattaataagaaGTGTTAATTCAGAGTCAATAAAATTGAAGAATATCAGAATTATTCCCCTTAGGCTCATATGcgcctgaagttatgcatATTGTTTTtacaaatgataaaaatgattttaatgttCAATTTGTCACCTTTCCCTTCGTTTACTTACCACATTCTGCACCATGCAGGGTCGCTGATCGCGCATCGCTCGCACAATGTCCAGCGGATAGATCGGTTCCCGTACCTCCATCAGTGCCAGTGCCGTGTCCATCAGTATCAGCACACCGGTCCGGCCAATTCCGGCCGAACAGTGCACAATGATTGGCGGATTAGAAGCACTAATATACCTGTGCAAAAGTGCGACAAAACGGTtgaacaatataaaaaaagaactctAACAAAAGGGAGCTTTCAACTCACTGATGCACCGACGTGGAGGACGGCATATCGTTCGGGCTGTCGTCACTGTCCGTGTGCACGATCCGGCGCTCCGAGTTGTCCAGCCCGCCATTCTCGTCCACGCTGCGCAGCTTCACGTTCTTCAGGCTGGCCTCGATCTCGAGCGGCAGCGTGGTTTCACGCGCCGACCGCACCCGCTCGGTGAACTGAAGGAACAGGTTCGGGTCGGCCGGCACGTCATGGTCCGGCCAGGCCAGATACTGCATGTGCTGGATCGTGCGCGTCTCCTTCGTGCGCTCGTCCGTCATGACGAGATCGCGAAACACGAAGCTGCCCGTCTCGTCCGGCTTCTCCGTAAGGCAGCTGATCGAGAAGCCGGGCGACGGTACGAGCGGATCGTCCTCGGCCGACGGCCAGTACTGATGGCACTTGGTGCTGCCGCTCTCCTTCACCGTCGTCAGCATCACGACCAGGTGGCTGCTCTCCTGCTGCACCATCCGCCAGAAGTCGTTCACCGTGGTCGGGAGTGGGCCTTGCGTCGCGATGTAGCGGTTCGTTTTCCGGGCCGGCGGTATCTCCATGTTGACGTAGTTCGCGTTAATGTAGTCGCCATTTTCCGCGTGCTGCAGTACGACGCGCGTACAGTCGTCTGGTTGGTGGAGAGTAAAAACAcgttaattttgaaaaaagacCATCAAATACACTTTCAAAAAACTCGATCACTTACACGGTGATATGTCACGGTATCGGTTTTTGCCCATGTTTTCCGTCTTGCGTGCCTCCGTAATGGCGAGCTCGGGATTTTTCCGATACAGCTGCTCGTACTGTGCCAGCAGCGCACCGGAAGCTAGCCCatcgcgcagcagcagcagcgattgcgTGAACAGCTGGTCACCGTTCAGCAGGCCCGCCCGCACGATGTCGCTCTCCTCCGGCACGTACTGGTACAGCGGTTCCTCCTCCGGGTAGTCGATTAAGGCATTCGGTttcagcgtcagcagcagctcacCGCCCTGATACTCGCGCGAGGCCCGGATCAAACTGACCACCTGCTCGTACGCCATCGTGCCCACGTCGCGCCCATTAATGCGCACCACCTGGTCGCCTTCGCAGACGCGCGGCGTACTCTTGTCGGCCGGTGTGTGCGGTGCGACGCGTGAAATCAGTATCGGCAGACCATGATCGATGCCGCCCTTGACGTTGAACCCGAACCGGCCCTGCTCGTCGGCCACCAGGTGGATCGTCACTAGGCCGGCACTATCGTCATCGGCTGCCATTCCATTGCCCGAACTGTTCCCATTGAGACCGGCGTAGGCCGGAGGCGAATCGTACATGGGCACGGATGTGCGGGCACAGTGTTCGATGAAGGTAggactaaaaaaaaaaacaatcacaagGAATAGATATTCACGATTTAGAAAGAGATTTACATTCCCATCTTTCCCAGGCACACTCACTCGTCCGTCTGCTGCTCCCAGGCTTTGCGTGGCATCGACGAGGGCGTCTTGGAGGTAACCTTGTCGTACGTGCGCGTCGCTTTTGTGATCGCCAGCAATGTGAGCTGGTTTTTGTTGCCAGCAGCCGAGCCGATGGTCGCTCCACCGTTGCTTGCCTCGTTGCCCGAGCCGCCCGTAGCGCTGCCGTCCGCTGCCGTACCCCCGCTTGCCCCATTGCCGTTCAGCTGAGGCGATTGGGGCTGCGAAATGGTGGCCAGCAGGCGCCGGCTGGGCGAACGGATGAATATTTTTGCCACCTTGCCCCGCTGCCGGCTTTCCGTTACGGCTTGCAGTTCGGTGCGGCCGGAATAGTGGAATCTGCGAGGGAGGAGGAGAAGCAACCGTTAGTACGCGCGGTTATAGGCTGATGGAAGATCCTGATTCCGtgttgcggctatcaatacgtagcatcattggactaAAACGTCTATTCTTAGGGAggtgccgaaaccgactccaaTTTCGATgccgattccgaatccgggaccgattctgattccagagccgattccgattccggagcggATTCTGATTCCGGGGCCAATTCCGGACCCAaatccaattccggagccgattctgattccgaagccaattccgattccggaaccgatttcgaCTCCAAacccgatttcgattccggatcTGAGCCAATTTTGATTCCAgcgccaattccgattccggagccgattctgatttagattccggaaccaattccgcaaccgattctgattccgaagccgattccgcaGCCAATACCAAAgccaatttcgattccggaaccgattctgattgcagagccgattctgattccggagccgattctgattccgaagtcaatttcgattccagagccgatttcttttccgaaaccgattctgattttgatcccgaagccgattccagaaacgaacccggaaactgattcctgACCTACTATAAGGAATCGATTCAAGAAAACTTCggaaaactttatttttttcactgtAAGGGAGAGCTGTTAGTATTGCTTACTTCGAACGCAGCGTCAGTGGCAGGAAGGAACGTGGTGAACGGTGTGGTTTCTTCAGTCGGAAAAACGAATGATGCTCGACGCAAGCCTTCCACAGCAGCTTGGCGTTACGGTGCGAGCCCATGCTGAAGCCAAGCAGTGTGTCGTAGTGTTCGGACTGGAAGATGCGTTTTAGGTGCAAATGAAAATAGAACGTTTAATTTCAAATCTTCAATTCAGAGCATTAAAGAATGGTTTTTGCAAGTCAGAATAAAAGTTTCACCGTACCGCAGCGCTTCTACAGGCTTTGGCTGCATGAAAATGGTTTGTTAACATCTAATTCTGACTTTTCAAACCCTGTAAGACCCAAACAACTCCTTACCGGTTCGCGTGCGAGCTGGATGAAGAAATCTTTGCGCTTGAACGACACCTTTACCACCTTTGACCAGGAGAAGGTGTTGATGCGCGTACCGTTTTGGTACACCAGCAAGCCGAGCGAAGACACACCGAGCGCTAGCTCCTTGCCAGACGAGTCCTGAACGAGAGGAACCAGgattaaaaattgtaaaagagaaaaaggtaATAAAAACGTTCTCCTGCACGATCTCGCTTACCGTTGCCCGATGGAAATCGATCCCGTAAAGCTCGAGCCGTTTGGCGTGCTCGAGATAGTTGTACTCGGCGTCGGCCGGCAGCTGGCCGCGATGCAGTTTGTGCAGCTCTGAAATGCGATGCTCCGCTTCCTCCGTCTGCTCCGGCAGTAGCTGCAATTCGCTCAGATAGCCGGCCGTATGCTCCAGTGGATTGTAATCGCCTAGTTCAGCTGTTGGTGGGAAGGTGAAGAATTAcattttaaacacacacacacacacacacacataaaaaacatCATACTGACCTTGCACGGTAAAGCTGGCTAGCAGGCAGGCAGTGTTGAGTGTGACGGGCAGCCGGCCCTGATAGACATCGCGCCGTATCTGCAGATAGAACTGGTACCGCGTGTACTCCTCGTGCAGCCGGCTCGGATCGGTGACGTAGAACTTGACgcgaaacagcagcagcggcaccagCGGCCCCCCGTCCGCATGCTGCCGGCCGGTGCGCGCATCGTTTAGCTGCTTGCGCAACGGTTTGTTCGGATCGAGCCACCGGACCGGCTGCCGTCCGGTCGGGAACTGTGCCCCCGGCCCCGGCGAGACAACGGTactaccaccgccaccaccgtccgCCACACcgccgcctcctcctcctcccttcGGTcctgttgtgctgctgctcgagccgctgctgctgctggtcgatcCACCGGCAGTGGCCGGATCGCCCCCGCCACCTGCCGCCGCACCCTTGCCCACCGCGTGCAGATCATCGGGAGAGGGGAACTGCAGCCCGAAGTAGTCCCGCTCGGACAGCTCCACGTGCTGGAAGACCTGGTCGAGCAGTTCGGCGCCCTTGGCGCGCTTGTCCAGGTGGAACGTGTGCGTACTTTCATCGAGGAAAAGTACGGTCACCGGTTTCGTTTGCGTTTTCCTGTCGCGAGCCAGCTCGGCGCCCCTTACTTTGTACGTGCCACTGAAACCACCGAACCGGACGCGCTCAAGCATCGCTGGCAAGCATCGTCGCCGTCATCGGAGCTCGGTCGGGCGGGGTCGGGGTGCTGCGCGCGAGGGTGGGCGTTGTGATAAGGAGTTGATGAGGGCCGCCCCGATCGTTGCTTTGTGTCTCGCGTGCTTTTTGCTTCTTGTTGTACTGCGGTGGGGCCGTGTTGGGGAAAGATAGCTGCAAAAAAGGTGAGAAACGCAAAAAAGAGTGAGTTAAAGCATGTGAGAACGTTCtaaaaaaacattcaccaaacacaaaaaagggtaaaTTGTAGCATGATGTCACATTAGGGCGGACAAGTTTACGGATGCTAACTCTCGACGACTGCATGGGGCTACTACCATCGCGCAGTGGACAGGACACGATAAGATAAGGGATGCACATTCGGTTTGCTGAGGCGCGCGATAGAGACACGACACGTCGATATCAAAGATTGCGCTCTAGCAATTGCACCCTTGCCAAATGGGGGAGGAGAGCAAGAAGAAAGTGTGATCGAGAGTAGTTTGCATTTTCGGTTGCAACACAATGAAACTATGGTCAGATTCGAACTGATCGTGAATCTTGAAAAACTTAAAGAAAACTATCAACGATCATGATGGTCTTGTGTGGTGTGCAAAAAACGCCTTCTCCCCCAGCACAGCAAGAAAGTGGCACTGGTTCCTAGAAACGTAATCAATCAACAAACACTTGGAGCCGGGGGTTGGGGAAGTTTCCGATAAAAATCtatcagaatgaaagaaaacttCTGAGTGAGTTGGCAAACAAGCCGGCCAAGTTTGAATCTCTGTGTTATCATTTACTATACACACGGTCTATCAGGTAATTGGCAAACGGTTGAAGGTAGTTACGACCACTCTTGACCATGTAACATTAGTTGttggagggttttttgttgttgctttaatTTTGGTATAAACAGTATCACGTTATAGTTACaggcagtgctgcaaaatgtcactactATCAATacatgcttcgtgacatttttgcgaccatcgctttgTCAGTCATTATGTCATGACTTtgttttactgtgatcagttctgcaaaatgtctgACGGACATAGTTATGACAAATTCCGACTGAAACTAAATCATGTCGGCGTCACGAGACGCtttactgtgatgatcagaggtgatactcaaaacgttTGATGTGATCAATACATGcatcgtgacatttttgcaaccATCGCTTTggcagtcactatgtcatgacttttttttactgcgaTCAGTCCTGCAAAATGTCTGACTGACGTAGttatgacaaattccggctgaaacaaaattatgtcagcgtcacgagatgctctactgtgatggtcagaggtgagactcaaacagttggtgcgaccatcacatgcttggtgacattttgtgcaacaacgcttggtcagtcactatgtcatgacttttttttactgtaatcagttctgcaaaatgtctgactgacatagtcatgacaaattcctgCAGAAACataatcatgtcagcgtcacgagacGCTCTactgatgatcagaggtgagactcaggtgcaaccaacgcttggtcagtcacttgatggagacattttctgtcggtgattaTCACGctagtcatgggagatatgcgaTGCTTGCGAGAGGttgcaagcaacaaaatgagcatgctttctcgctctgtgcTGACTGGAACTGACTCGTTTCAGTCGTTCACCGTGTTGGTGGTGACTGAAAATGTGgtatttggcagcactgttcacagccagaaaaaaaaaatcattattatgcTTGCGCTGccattaagctcagcttgtcagtcagagtatcgcatTGGAATCAAGCACTCGCATGTCgcgttcggcatgtcatgacaCACTTTCATTGCGTAtaagcaatgagcatcaagctaccacggatatgttcattgctTTCGGCGGTGAACATCACGTGATGcttatgacattttgcagcactggttaTAGGACACGGTTGTTAGTTTTCAATATCGGCACCTTTGATGATTTAAGTAAAAAGCTGAAACTTCAGTCTGTCGATGGAACAATGTTCATTTTACAGGCTCTATTTGCCATACTCAATTGACAGTAACGCCATGTTGGATTTCGACAATTGTGTACAAACAAAGACACACTACAAAATCGTTTTATTTCCCACTTTTCTACTTGAAATAAGTCATACTACTTTCAATACATTATTAAACATCTTTTCTAACGGCTTTTTAACCTTTCGGGACAAAAAGTATAAGCTTCAGcagaaaaattcaaaaacttaAGAGCTAACCTGATCGATGCCGGGACGAATCggtatttgtttatatttttatcataCTGAAAACCTGAGTCTAGTTTGGCGTGTTGTTTTGAATGAAGCGCTGACATAATTTcagccgccaactgtcaaattccatgcaaaaaaaaaaagaatagtaTCGTGAAAGTCGCTATAACCAGCACAACAGTGTCAAAAATATAAGACAGCTGTCGAAAAACATCTCACGAATGTTGAATAGAGCTGGTTTTCTTACAAatttttgagtttttatttacatgcaaaaattaagcaaaaaagagaaataatgtttaaaatttgaCAATAAAATGAGCTGAACCATATAATTCTTACACTATGATAATTTTCCTTTAAATGAAACCTGAAGCTCCTTTCCGATTCTAACCagttttgtatatttttcaatttatttatattcaaacAAGTTGAAAAACTGAAACAACTAATCCAAAAGGATTAATCAACGGATCAATGGATGGATTGTTGTTGAGTAGAGTCGTGGAATTAGTTGCTTGATCGTTTGCTGGTGCCCCTCgcgtgtgtgatgtgtgtgtgtgccatccATGCGGCAGTATTGAGCGCTTGTATGAATGAAACAATTAAGGTCAATTACTATCACAAACTAATTTCTACCTCCCCTTTTTTTAGGTCAATAGAAAGCGAAGGAAGCGGGTCTTAGGGGCGGGTGCGGTTGATTGCACTTTTCTCTGGGACCATAATCAAACAGCTATTAATTCCCATCACTGCTTGTTAGCAGAGTAAGTTTGggattatttatgttttattcaaaataactTTAAGATGTGCTTGTTTAACTGTAAATAAAATGTTCATTTATTCTATTAAAAAATGTCTATTTAATCCACCAccaaatacatatttttggatTTACGCAGCAAACGCTGAGCCGAACGCATCGGACAGCGAGTGTCTTGGTAGCGATCGGCACGTGCGAAACATCCGCCTTTTTTGGTGCTGCCGCTACAGTGGCTGTTGGTGGTGTCACGCACATCCTTTTTCGGGCCTGATGCAGAGCTCTTAGGTGAATTGAAAGTGGATTTCCCCTGGGGATATATGGGCAACACCACTTAACGGATTTAGCgacctagcagcagcagcagcactggaAGAAGTGTTTATTGCAACACGTACTACGCGAAGGCATCTCTCGCGCGAACGGATGCTCGGAACAGTGCACGCGAACGAAccgtacgcgtgtgtgtgcgtctagTGGGGCTTGTGAGTTCTCGAAACAAAAACCCTACCAAGATAAATAGCTCCCTCGATGACTAATAACCTTTTTGACACGCTAAGATGCGGGTCCCCCGAGCTTTGGAACAATATAAAGTTTTCCAATCGCAAAACATAAAGGAAACGGtgcattattttctttttgataACGAGacagcgagaaagaaagaaagaaagggaaaaaatcGCGTCATCAATCCGAGAGCTGTggcctttttttgtatcaCGATTTCAAGGTGAGTAAATATAGCCTCTACTAATCTACTCTAAACAATCATTCTTCCACCCTTTCGTCTGTGTGCCCTCCCTCCCCGCCCATATCGCCATTGTTTACAGCCATAAATATGCCTTATCGTGGCCTGCTTTAATAAAACCCTCTCGACGGGTGACGATCttgtacaaacaaataaaaaagggagcaaaaacacGCCTTCTTTGACCACATGTGAATGGGCGATGCGGTGGTGGGGTTGAGGTATGTAAAAAAGGACGCACTTAGAGAAGCGCAAAAGAACCCTCTCTCAAGGCGTATCCAGACATCCACTCAATCTTATTCAATCTCTGCACCCATCAGGGACAGGGACTGGGTGGAGGTTGATGATCCACACGGCGCAGCATCCTTCCATTCCACACCACATTAATGGCCAATTTTTGGCCGCCGCATGTAAGCCggtggtttaaaaaaaacggagtAGAGCGGGGCGCAGCAATCTCTCGTTTGGCAAAAATCTATTTTCGTGCGTCCTTTTTATgcgtggttttctttttctctctctcgtcggCGACTTGCTTCGCCTGAACAGCTGGGGATTCTTCTTTTCgcttaagtgtgtgtgtgtgtttgtgtatgtctTCCTCCGTTCGAAACCGGGAGGGTGTGGGTTATCCATGTGCGTGGTGTATGGTGGCATATAATTCATCTCTTCCTGTTACTCGACCGCGTCCAtctcgtcatcatcgtcatcatctcGGCTTTGACGCGTGAGGTGGGCCAAAGagcaagaaagaaataaaGGGGGTACGAAAAATGGCCAGTGCCGGTCACGCTGCTCGTGGTGCGTCTGTATGAGTAAGTGGTGCGTGCTTGGTGCACATCATCACACCACCCCGGCGTTAAGGGAACAGTAGCAGTAGGCGCTGGGATGGGTCATCATTTATCACACCAATCCGCCCCACCCACCATTTCCAAGGTGGAGATTAGTTTTCCGCTAAATTAAACCGCCtccggtgtgcgtgtgtaagtTTATTACATTTCACGCTTCCTTTCCCGGCCTGCTTAAACTGTCCTATCGATCGGGAACGAAAGGAAGCAGCGCACCAATGGAGAGCCGTTTTTACCTTACAGAACCTggaacagaaaaaagggaatttatgAAAAGTAAACTTACCTTTTTTGTATTGCCCTTTCCGGTCCCCGAAGACGTCGGATGGCAAGAGCAAGTGTAAACAGATCAACTTTCTTGTCCCGTATCCCGGgggttcctgctgctgctgcctaaGGTTGTTTGCGGTGCGGTGTATGGGTAATTGACAAAAAGGGCGCACGGACGGACGCGGACGGACGGATGCTGGTGCCGGGGGATGGCGTTTCGTTCGGTCGGATAAAGCACACAgcgacacacacgcatacaaacACAGCTCAAGGGCTTGCTGGCGGCTAAATCCTTTTTCCTCTAAGCACACTTGGATGCACCActcatccttcttcttcttcttcttctttcacaCACTACTGGCTAGCAGGTGGAACAGGGGGGTAACGTGTTCCGAGATGaaggtggttgttgtttttttgctcggCTTCCTCCTCCTTTCCCGTTCCGGCACAGCTTCCTACGCTGCAGTGCGATCGAACAGGTAGCcaagtgcgc contains:
- the LOC120908879 gene encoding tyrosine-protein phosphatase non-receptor type 4, which translates into the protein MLERVRFGGFSGTYKVRGAELARDRKTQTKPVTVLFLDESTHTFHLDKRAKGAELLDQVFQHVELSERDYFGLQFPSPDDLHAVGKGAAAGGGGDPATAGGSTSSSSGSSSSTTGPKGGGGGGGVADGGGGGSTVVSPGPGAQFPTGRQPVRWLDPNKPLRKQLNDARTGRQHADGGPLVPLLLFRVKFYVTDPSRLHEEYTRYQFYLQIRRDVYQGRLPVTLNTACLLASFTVQAELGDYNPLEHTAGYLSELQLLPEQTEEAEHRISELHKLHRGQLPADAEYNYLEHAKRLELYGIDFHRATDSSGKELALGVSSLGLLVYQNGTRINTFSWSKVVKVSFKRKDFFIQLAREPSEHYDTLLGFSMGSHRNAKLLWKACVEHHSFFRLKKPHRSPRSFLPLTLRSKFHYSGRTELQAVTESRQRGKVAKIFIRSPSRRLLATISQPQSPQLNGNGASGGTAADGSATGGSGNEASNGGATIGSAAGNKNQLTLLAITKATRTYDKVTSKTPSSMPRKAWEQQTDDPTFIEHCARTSVPMYDSPPAYAGLNGNSSGNGMAADDDSAGLVTIHLVADEQGRFGFNVKGGIDHGLPILISRVAPHTPADKSTPRVCEGDQVVRINGRDVGTMAYEQVVSLIRASREYQGGELLLTLKPNALIDYPEEEPLYQYVPEESDIVRAGLLNGDQLFTQSLLLLRDGLASGALLAQYEQLYRKNPELAITEARKTENMGKNRYRDISPYDCTRVVLQHAENGDYINANYVNMEIPPARKTNRYIATQGPLPTTVNDFWRMVQQESSHLVVMLTTVKESGSTKCHQYWPSAEDDPLVPSPGFSISCLTEKPDETGSFVFRDLVMTDERTKETRTIQHMQYLAWPDHDVPADPNLFLQFTERVRSARETTLPLEIEASLKNVKLRSVDENGGLDNSERRIVHTDSDDSPNDMPSSTSVHQYISASNPPIIVHCSAGIGRTGVLILMDTALALMEVREPIYPLDIVRAMRDQRPCMVQNVSQYRFVCECICAAYMQQAAKEQEASAPNSPTETRKATSKTTPTTGSPTNAAAPKPVPSIASPEETMLDTPADSERKAPLATETTSISTATVSPSNGHETVA